Proteins found in one Miscanthus floridulus cultivar M001 chromosome 4, ASM1932011v1, whole genome shotgun sequence genomic segment:
- the LOC136550807 gene encoding uncharacterized protein isoform X1, producing the protein MAPPPCSPPELPEEMQEEILLRFPPDDPSRLVQAALVCKPWCRLISGPRFRRRYREFHRTPPLLGLFCNTDEPYNPELGTCGPDIFRFVPTSSFTAPRVNSRMCWWWVTDARHGRVLLHRTSEDGVSPTAGCYGLMVWDPTTGEKKELPSPASALTHANWWTAAVLCDAGADAGGARHHLDCHREPFIVVFVASCDNEGTFISTYSSNAASWSMPIVSTEHALKACYIPELTHAAHLGNALYFLMTDSFILKYDLELHEMSWIEGPRTSTRCSYVALTTTEGGGLGLAIRHESRSRLYMWSWKDAPKADAKWTRSRAIELRRFDAALDYSPKVLGFAADIGFIFVMADDKLYTIDLKTNKLIRKAKVATTRRCICFVVPYFSFYTPCTPAALEVATIGGEGRTARGGSQWRQNRAPAPLSE; encoded by the exons atggcgccgccgccgtgctcgcCGCCAGAGCTGCCGGAGGAGATGCAGGAGGAGATCCTGCTCCGGTTCCCGCCCGACGACCCCTCGCGCCTCGTCCAGGCCGCCCTCGTCTGCAAGCCTTGGTGCCGCCTCATCTCCGGCCCCAGGTTCCGCCGCAGATACCGCGAGTTCCACCGCACCCCACCCCTGCTCGGCCTCTTCTGCAACACCGACGAACCATACAACCCCGAACTGGGCACATGCGGCCCCGACATCTTCAGATTCGTCCCGACCTCCTCCTTCACCGCGCCCCGCGTCAACAGCCGCATGTGCTGGTGGTGGGTCACCGACGCACGCCATGGCCGCGTACTCCTCCACCGGACCTCTGAAGATGGGGTTAGTCCTACGGCCGGCTGCTACGGCCTCATGGTCTGGGACCCCACCACGGGCGAGAAGAAGGAGCTGCCCAGTCCGGCATCGGCATTGACACACGCGAACTGGTGGACCGCAGCGGTTCTCTGCGATGCCGGCGCCGACGCCGGCGGCGCTCGCCATCACCTTGATTGCCACCGTGAGCCCTTCATTGTGGTGTTTGTGGCTTCTTGTGATAATGAGGGGACGTTCATCTCCACCTACTCATCCAATGCCGCTTCGTGGAGCATGCCAATCGTCTCCACTGAACATGCACTGAAAGCGTGCTACATCCCTGAGTTGACGCACGCTGCGCATCTGGGGAATGCACTCTACTTTCTGATGACTGATAGTTTCATTCTTAAGTATGATTTGGAGTTGCACGAAATGTCTTGGATTGAAGGGCCAAGAACGTCAACTAGATGCTCCTATGTGGCGCTCACAACTACAGAGGGTGGTGGGCTAGGGCTTGCCATCCGACATGAGTCCAGATCCAGACTCTACATGTGGTCATGGAAGGATGCTCCAAAGGCAGATGCTAAATGGACACGAAGCAGAGCCATTGAACTTAGGAGATTCGATGCCGCCTTAGACTACTCACCTAAAGTGCTTGGCTTTGCAGCTGACATTGGTTTCATATTTGTGATGGCGGATGATAAGCTTTACACAATTGATTTAAAGACCAATAAGCTGATTAGGAAGGCTAAGGTTGCGACAACGAGAAGATGTATCTGCTTCGTCGTTCCTTACTTCAGCTTCTACACTCCGTGTACTCCAG CAGCATTGGAAGTGGCCACTATTGGTGGTGAGGGACGTACAGCCAGGGGCGGATCCCAGTGGAGGCAAAACCGGGCTCCCGCCCCCTTGTCCGAGTGA
- the LOC136549338 gene encoding T-complex protein 1 subunit epsilon-like: protein MALAFDEFGRPFIILREQEKKTRLRGLDAQKANIAAGKAVARILRTSLGPTGMDKMLQSPDGDVVITNDGATILEQMDVDNQIAKLMVELSRSQDYEIGDGTTGVVVMAGALLEQSEKLLERGIHPIRVAEGYEMASRVAFDHLERISQKFEFSADHIEPLVQTCMTTLSSKMVNRCKRALAEIAVKAVLAVADLERKDVNLDLIKVEGKVGGKLEDTELVYGIIVDKDMSHPQMPKRIEDAKIAILTCPFEPPKPKTKHKVDIDTVEKFQTLREQELKYFDEMVQKCKDAGATLVICQWGFDDEANHLLMHRNLPAVRWVGGVELELIAIATGGRIVPRFQELNPEKLGKAGLVREKSFGTTKDRMLYIEQCANSRAVTIFIRGGNKMMIEETKRSLHDALCVARNLIRNNSIVYGGGSAEISCSIAVETAADRHPGVEQYAIRSFADALDAVPLALAENSGLSPIDTLTAVKAQQVKESNPHCGIDCTDVGTNDMKEQNVFETLIGKQQQILLATQVVKMILKIDDVISPSEY, encoded by the exons atggcgctcgcCTTCGACGAGTTCGGGCGCCCCTTCATCATCCTGCGGGAGCAGGAGAAGAAGACGCGCCTGCGGGGGCTCGACGCGCAGAAGGCCAACATCGCCGCGGGCAAGGCCGTCGCGCGGATCCTCCGCACCTCGCTCGGCCCCACGGGCATGGACAAGATGCTCCAGTCCCCCGACGGCGACGTCGTCATCA CAAATGATGGGGCGACCATCCTGGAGCAGATGGATGTTGACAACCAGATTGCAAAGTTGATGGTGGAGCTGTCCCGTAGTCAAGACTATGAAATTGGGGATGGTACTACCGGGGTGGTAGTCATGGCAGGAGCGCTCCTCGAGCAATCCGAGAAGCTTCTGGAACGTGGTATTCACCCCATTAGGGTGGCTGAAGGCTATGAGATGGCATCAAGGGTAGCTTTTGATCACCTAGAACGTATCTCCCAAAAGTTTGAGTTCAGTGCAGACCACATTGAGCCACTGGTTCAGACCTGCATGACAACTCTATCCTCAAAGAT GGTTAACCGTTGCAAGCGGGCATTGGCAGAGATTGCTGTCAAAGCAGTACTTGCGGTTGCAGACTTGGAGAGGAAGGATGTTAACTTGGATTTAATTAAAGTAGAAGGCAAGGTTGGTGGGAAGCTGGAGGACACTGAGCTTGTATATGGAATTATTGTTGACAAAGATATGAGTCATCCACAAATGCCAAAGAGAATTGAGGATGCTAAGATTGCCATCCTGACATGTCCATTTGAGCCTCCGAAGCCTAAGACAAAGCATAAGGTTGACATTGATACTGTGGAGAAATTCCAAACACTGCGTGAGCAAGAGCTGAAATACTTTGATGAAATGGTTCAGAAGTGCAAG GATGCTGGTGCAACCCTGGTTATTTGTCAGTGGGGTTTTGATGATGAAGCCAATCATTTGTTGATGCACAGAAATCTGCCCGCTGTCAGATGGGTTGGTGGTGTTGAATTGGAATTGATTGCCATTGCTACAG GAGGACGTATTGTTCCGAGATTCCAAGAGTTGAATCCTGAAAAGCTTGGGAAG GCTGGATTAGTCAGAGAGAAATCATTCGGAACAACAAAGGACCGGATGCTTTACATTGAGCAGTGTGCCAATTCCAGAGCTGTAACTATTTTCATTCGCGGAG GAAACAAAATGATGATTGAGGAGACCAAGCGTAGTCTTCATGATGCTCTATGTGTGGCAAGGAATCTGATCCGGAATAACTCAATTGTGTATGGTGGTGGCTCAGCAGAGATATCTTGCTCAATTGCTGTTGAAACTGCTGCAGATCGGCACCCTGGAGTTGAGCAG TATGCTATCAGGTCATTCGCTGATGCATTAGATGCTGTTCCACTAGCCTTGGCTGAAAATAGTGGTTTGTCACCAATTGATACCTTAACCGCAGTAAAAGCCCAACAAGTTAAG GAGAGCAACCCCCACTGTGGCATAGACTGCACTGATGTTGGCACCAACGACATGAAAGAGCAGAATGTCTTTGAGACCCTGATCGGCAAGCAGCAACAGATCCTGCTTGCCACTCAGGTGGTGAAGATGATCCTCAAGATTGATGATGTCATCTCACCGTCCGAGTACTGA
- the LOC136550807 gene encoding uncharacterized protein isoform X3 — MAPPPCSPPELPEEMQEEILLRFPPDDPSRLVQAALVCKPWCRLISGPRFRRRYREFHRTPPLLGLFCNTDEPYNPELGTCGPDIFRFVPTSSFTAPRVNSRMCWWWVTDARHGRVLLHRTSEDGVSPTAGCYGLMVWDPTTGEKKELPSPASALTHANWWTAAVLCDAGADAGGARHHLDCHREPFIVVFVASCDNEGTFISTYSSNAASWSMPIVSTEHALKACYIPELTHAAHLGNALYFLMTDSFILKYDLELHEMSWIEGPRTSTRCSYVALTTTEGGGLGLAIRHESRSRLYMWSWKDAPKADAKWTRSRAIELRRFDAALDYSPKVLGFAADIGFIFVMADDKLYTIDLKTNKLIRKAKVATTRRCICFVVPYFSFYTPCTPA; from the exons atggcgccgccgccgtgctcgcCGCCAGAGCTGCCGGAGGAGATGCAGGAGGAGATCCTGCTCCGGTTCCCGCCCGACGACCCCTCGCGCCTCGTCCAGGCCGCCCTCGTCTGCAAGCCTTGGTGCCGCCTCATCTCCGGCCCCAGGTTCCGCCGCAGATACCGCGAGTTCCACCGCACCCCACCCCTGCTCGGCCTCTTCTGCAACACCGACGAACCATACAACCCCGAACTGGGCACATGCGGCCCCGACATCTTCAGATTCGTCCCGACCTCCTCCTTCACCGCGCCCCGCGTCAACAGCCGCATGTGCTGGTGGTGGGTCACCGACGCACGCCATGGCCGCGTACTCCTCCACCGGACCTCTGAAGATGGGGTTAGTCCTACGGCCGGCTGCTACGGCCTCATGGTCTGGGACCCCACCACGGGCGAGAAGAAGGAGCTGCCCAGTCCGGCATCGGCATTGACACACGCGAACTGGTGGACCGCAGCGGTTCTCTGCGATGCCGGCGCCGACGCCGGCGGCGCTCGCCATCACCTTGATTGCCACCGTGAGCCCTTCATTGTGGTGTTTGTGGCTTCTTGTGATAATGAGGGGACGTTCATCTCCACCTACTCATCCAATGCCGCTTCGTGGAGCATGCCAATCGTCTCCACTGAACATGCACTGAAAGCGTGCTACATCCCTGAGTTGACGCACGCTGCGCATCTGGGGAATGCACTCTACTTTCTGATGACTGATAGTTTCATTCTTAAGTATGATTTGGAGTTGCACGAAATGTCTTGGATTGAAGGGCCAAGAACGTCAACTAGATGCTCCTATGTGGCGCTCACAACTACAGAGGGTGGTGGGCTAGGGCTTGCCATCCGACATGAGTCCAGATCCAGACTCTACATGTGGTCATGGAAGGATGCTCCAAAGGCAGATGCTAAATGGACACGAAGCAGAGCCATTGAACTTAGGAGATTCGATGCCGCCTTAGACTACTCACCTAAAGTGCTTGGCTTTGCAGCTGACATTGGTTTCATATTTGTGATGGCGGATGATAAGCTTTACACAATTGATTTAAAGACCAATAAGCTGATTAGGAAGGCTAAGGTTGCGACAACGAGAAGATGTATCTGCTTCGTCGTTCCTTACTTCAGCTTCTACACTCCGTGTACTCCAG CTTAG
- the LOC136550807 gene encoding uncharacterized protein isoform X2: MAPPPCSPPELPEEMQEEILLRFPPDDPSRLVQAALVCKPWCRLISGPRFRRRYREFHRTPPLLGLFCNTDEPYNPELGTCGPDIFRFVPTSSFTAPRVNSRMCWWWVTDARHGRVLLHRTSEDGVSPTAGCYGLMVWDPTTGEKKELPSPASALTHANWWTAAVLCDAGADAGGARHHLDCHREPFIVVFVASCDNEGTFISTYSSNAASWSMPIVSTEHALKACYIPELTHAAHLGNALYFLMTDSFILKYDLELHEMSWIEGPRTSTRCSYVALTTTEGGGLGLAIRHESRSRLYMWSWKDAPKADAKWTRSRAIELRRFDAALDYSPKVLGFAADIGFIFVMADDKLYTIDLKTNKLIRKAKVATTRRCICFVVPYFSFYTPCTPALEVATIGGEGRTARGGSQWRQNRAPAPLSE, encoded by the exons atggcgccgccgccgtgctcgcCGCCAGAGCTGCCGGAGGAGATGCAGGAGGAGATCCTGCTCCGGTTCCCGCCCGACGACCCCTCGCGCCTCGTCCAGGCCGCCCTCGTCTGCAAGCCTTGGTGCCGCCTCATCTCCGGCCCCAGGTTCCGCCGCAGATACCGCGAGTTCCACCGCACCCCACCCCTGCTCGGCCTCTTCTGCAACACCGACGAACCATACAACCCCGAACTGGGCACATGCGGCCCCGACATCTTCAGATTCGTCCCGACCTCCTCCTTCACCGCGCCCCGCGTCAACAGCCGCATGTGCTGGTGGTGGGTCACCGACGCACGCCATGGCCGCGTACTCCTCCACCGGACCTCTGAAGATGGGGTTAGTCCTACGGCCGGCTGCTACGGCCTCATGGTCTGGGACCCCACCACGGGCGAGAAGAAGGAGCTGCCCAGTCCGGCATCGGCATTGACACACGCGAACTGGTGGACCGCAGCGGTTCTCTGCGATGCCGGCGCCGACGCCGGCGGCGCTCGCCATCACCTTGATTGCCACCGTGAGCCCTTCATTGTGGTGTTTGTGGCTTCTTGTGATAATGAGGGGACGTTCATCTCCACCTACTCATCCAATGCCGCTTCGTGGAGCATGCCAATCGTCTCCACTGAACATGCACTGAAAGCGTGCTACATCCCTGAGTTGACGCACGCTGCGCATCTGGGGAATGCACTCTACTTTCTGATGACTGATAGTTTCATTCTTAAGTATGATTTGGAGTTGCACGAAATGTCTTGGATTGAAGGGCCAAGAACGTCAACTAGATGCTCCTATGTGGCGCTCACAACTACAGAGGGTGGTGGGCTAGGGCTTGCCATCCGACATGAGTCCAGATCCAGACTCTACATGTGGTCATGGAAGGATGCTCCAAAGGCAGATGCTAAATGGACACGAAGCAGAGCCATTGAACTTAGGAGATTCGATGCCGCCTTAGACTACTCACCTAAAGTGCTTGGCTTTGCAGCTGACATTGGTTTCATATTTGTGATGGCGGATGATAAGCTTTACACAATTGATTTAAAGACCAATAAGCTGATTAGGAAGGCTAAGGTTGCGACAACGAGAAGATGTATCTGCTTCGTCGTTCCTTACTTCAGCTTCTACACTCCGTGTACTCCAG CATTGGAAGTGGCCACTATTGGTGGTGAGGGACGTACAGCCAGGGGCGGATCCCAGTGGAGGCAAAACCGGGCTCCCGCCCCCTTGTCCGAGTGA